The proteins below come from a single Dinghuibacter silviterrae genomic window:
- a CDS encoding DUF3667 domain-containing protein, with protein MPTCLNCQHRFEGNYCNHCGEKVYTEHDKSVWHFFEEGLHFITHFEGKFFTTLKAVLTRPGKLSEEYCLGIRKKYFKPLSFFLLLVVVYLLFPLAEGLNMRMTYYPGSVPYTGKLLQAQIDHKMAARGLTEDQLSERFADKSEKLSKIMLLTTIPLCGLVLWVLFIGLKRPLFDHLVIATEVNAVFVLVIFLLLPLLGHIIGWLLHRPVPGAIDPREQQRQLWLYYAVIFAYSTFAFRRFYRAPWWRILPSAVAFTYLHGVIIFVIYRFLLFETTSSLL; from the coding sequence ATGCCTACCTGTCTCAACTGCCAACACCGCTTTGAAGGCAACTATTGTAACCACTGCGGTGAAAAGGTCTATACCGAACACGACAAATCCGTCTGGCATTTTTTCGAAGAAGGGCTGCATTTCATCACCCACTTCGAAGGAAAGTTTTTTACCACGCTCAAGGCGGTGCTGACCCGGCCCGGCAAGCTGTCAGAGGAATATTGCTTGGGTATCCGGAAAAAATACTTTAAACCCCTGTCGTTTTTCCTCCTTCTCGTGGTGGTGTATTTGCTGTTCCCCCTGGCCGAGGGACTGAATATGCGTATGACTTATTATCCCGGTAGCGTGCCCTATACGGGGAAGCTGCTCCAGGCGCAGATCGATCACAAAATGGCCGCCCGCGGGCTGACGGAAGACCAGTTGTCCGAACGGTTTGCGGACAAGTCGGAAAAACTCTCGAAGATCATGCTCCTCACCACCATCCCGCTTTGCGGCCTGGTGTTATGGGTTTTGTTCATCGGGCTGAAACGGCCGCTGTTCGACCACCTGGTCATAGCGACGGAGGTCAACGCAGTATTCGTCCTGGTCATCTTTCTCTTGCTGCCGCTCCTAGGACATATCATCGGCTGGCTGTTGCACCGGCCGGTCCCCGGCGCCATCGACCCCAGGGAACAACAACGCCAGCTGTGGCTCTATTATGCAGTGATCTTTGCCTATTCCACCTTTGCCTTCCGGCGCTTTTACCGGGCGCCCTGGTGGCGGATCCTGCCGTCGGCCGTGGCGTTTACGTACCTTCATGGGGTGATCATTTTTGTCATTTACAGGTTTCTTTTGTTTGAAACAACCTCGTCCCTTCTATGA
- a CDS encoding ImuA family protein: MSSTPDIVRQLQREIHLLQGFKPPAAGSVEVGLGPVTAGFPNGTFPTGAIHEFLSEHTGAATCGFIAGLVAPLMAAGGACIWVGRDRKVYPPGLKFFGLEPDRVIFVDVRKDKEVLWVLEEALKCEGLAAVVGEAPDIGLTASRRLQLAVEQSRVTGFILREQGQRGGAQYPVGAAQPPGTAARGLGTIASVARWRILPLASSVEDDLPGLGHPRWRVTLERVRNGKGGTWDIEWREGQFHCMDKESPAAKPWSIDRGTLARKTG; encoded by the coding sequence ATGTCGTCCACTCCAGATATTGTCCGTCAATTGCAACGGGAGATCCATTTATTACAGGGGTTTAAACCTCCTGCGGCGGGGTCCGTGGAGGTGGGGTTGGGGCCCGTTACCGCGGGCTTTCCCAATGGGACGTTTCCGACGGGGGCGATTCATGAGTTTCTGAGCGAGCATACCGGGGCGGCTACCTGTGGGTTTATCGCGGGGCTGGTGGCCCCGTTGATGGCGGCAGGGGGCGCCTGCATCTGGGTCGGCCGCGACCGTAAGGTCTATCCCCCGGGTCTGAAATTTTTTGGGCTGGAACCGGACCGGGTCATCTTCGTGGATGTCCGCAAGGACAAGGAGGTGTTGTGGGTGTTGGAAGAGGCCTTGAAGTGCGAAGGCCTGGCGGCCGTCGTGGGGGAAGCGCCGGATATCGGGCTGACGGCATCGCGGCGGCTTCAACTGGCGGTGGAGCAGAGCCGGGTAACGGGGTTTATCCTGCGGGAGCAGGGACAGCGGGGCGGGGCGCAGTATCCGGTGGGGGCAGCGCAGCCCCCCGGCACCGCGGCGCGCGGTCTAGGGACAATTGCTTCTGTGGCGCGCTGGCGCATCCTCCCGCTGGCCAGCAGCGTCGAAGACGACCTCCCCGGTCTCGGCCACCCGCGCTGGCGCGTCACCCTGGAGCGGGTCCGCAACGGGAAGGGCGGAACCTGGGACATCGAATGGCGGGAGGGCCAGTTTCATTGTATGGACAAGGAAAGCCCGGCGGCGAAACCCTGGTCGATCGACCGGGGTACGCTGGCGCGTAAAACCGGGTGA
- a CDS encoding TPR end-of-group domain-containing protein, with protein MSQPVAVFGRLPMGEPSYKDFLKTPEADRLAAFIYAEVDQPVRNFYVFRYLKKEGAVFAFFYFNYGNRESLVQSEPLDVLKGLTRFADPQKEAYIVATLDALNLGKEDNVVAYQIHQGVTKDIPEEDWTALLKDVKKQFFAKTVGDFAGELDRVVDPVIVRKCKALAEEKRKATVAQNLHLASFTEPVHLFENYYYNGRFVYYTYGRVSALDMLDVKNFKQTPYGGTDGVYAVVDGRAVRTDTATFKKMQKGEAIFYKSTTGVYDPQLNRLDNADPASFRLVDENHATDNGHVYFNDLAIEKETLGNFSLFIKGYYWDNIVLQGEKAIYVGKEKIPVDAATWRIVDYHNDPFVLTAEDKDGPMTLYKERPYKEPVQLLRNQQPVKRMTPQPDERYDYFHYVRLNNFLADCFEKKQYREGLDAYEAVQDLAWINPHLFHHAACLYAAMGETDKAVKEVRKAILYGYEETARIWEDEDLKTLKGHEKFEKLHRYHQENPLPVAHTELMEAMLELQEADIKDNLLHTIIVNILNRVYFPEVGETEKYRALLEKVFAAYFTPRYIKEKIYLLYRDHSLLSPEVHNEVFLSVFKDAHFNGRTQKAKLEECLDIAKRAALPGDPYQRLTGTPLV; from the coding sequence ATGTCACAACCTGTAGCCGTATTCGGGCGCCTCCCCATGGGTGAGCCCTCGTACAAGGATTTTCTTAAAACGCCAGAGGCCGACCGCCTGGCGGCTTTTATTTACGCGGAAGTAGATCAGCCTGTCCGGAATTTTTATGTGTTCCGGTATCTGAAAAAGGAGGGGGCTGTGTTTGCCTTTTTCTATTTCAACTATGGCAACCGGGAGAGCCTGGTTCAATCGGAGCCGTTGGATGTGCTAAAAGGCCTGACCCGGTTTGCGGACCCGCAAAAAGAAGCGTATATCGTGGCCACCCTGGACGCGCTGAACCTGGGGAAGGAGGACAATGTGGTGGCTTACCAGATCCATCAAGGGGTCACGAAAGACATTCCGGAGGAGGATTGGACTGCCTTACTCAAGGACGTGAAAAAACAGTTTTTCGCTAAAACAGTGGGAGATTTTGCAGGCGAGCTGGACCGTGTAGTGGACCCGGTGATTGTCCGGAAGTGCAAGGCGCTGGCGGAGGAAAAACGAAAAGCAACAGTCGCTCAAAACCTCCACCTGGCGAGCTTTACGGAGCCGGTGCATCTTTTTGAAAACTACTATTACAACGGCCGGTTTGTGTATTATACATACGGGCGGGTCTCCGCGCTAGACATGCTGGACGTGAAAAATTTCAAACAGACGCCTTATGGCGGCACGGACGGGGTGTATGCGGTCGTCGACGGCAGAGCGGTACGCACGGATACGGCTACCTTCAAAAAGATGCAAAAAGGGGAGGCCATCTTTTACAAATCAACCACCGGCGTATACGACCCTCAGCTAAATCGATTAGACAACGCGGACCCGGCGAGTTTCCGGTTGGTGGATGAGAACCACGCCACCGATAACGGTCATGTCTACTTTAACGACCTGGCGATTGAAAAGGAGACGTTGGGCAATTTCTCGCTGTTTATAAAAGGGTATTATTGGGACAATATCGTCTTACAGGGTGAGAAGGCGATATATGTGGGCAAGGAAAAAATCCCTGTGGACGCGGCCACCTGGAGGATCGTGGACTACCATAATGATCCATTTGTCCTGACGGCGGAAGACAAGGACGGTCCGATGACCCTTTACAAAGAACGGCCTTATAAAGAACCGGTGCAGTTGCTGAGAAATCAACAACCGGTCAAGCGGATGACACCACAGCCGGATGAACGGTATGACTATTTCCATTATGTCAGGTTGAACAACTTCCTGGCAGATTGTTTTGAGAAAAAACAATACCGGGAGGGACTGGACGCTTATGAGGCGGTGCAGGACCTGGCCTGGATAAACCCGCACCTTTTCCACCACGCAGCTTGTTTGTATGCGGCGATGGGCGAAACGGACAAGGCGGTCAAAGAAGTCCGGAAGGCCATCCTGTATGGCTACGAGGAAACCGCCAGGATCTGGGAGGACGAGGACCTGAAAACGCTAAAAGGCCATGAGAAATTTGAAAAGCTCCACCGCTATCACCAGGAGAACCCACTACCGGTAGCGCATACCGAATTGATGGAGGCCATGCTGGAACTGCAGGAGGCGGACATAAAGGACAATTTATTACATACGATTATCGTCAACATATTAAATAGGGTGTATTTCCCGGAGGTTGGCGAGACGGAAAAGTACCGGGCACTGCTCGAAAAGGTATTTGCCGCCTATTTCACGCCCAGGTATATCAAGGAAAAAATATACCTGTTGTACCGGGATCATTCCCTATTGTCTCCGGAAGTGCATAATGAGGTATTCCTGTCGGTGTTCAAAGATGCCCATTTCAACGGGAGGACGCAGAAGGCGAAGCTGGAGGAGTGCCTGGACATAGCAAAAAGGGCCGCCCTTCCAGGCGACCCCTACCAGCGGTTAACGGGGACCCCGCTAGTATAG
- a CDS encoding Pr6Pr family membrane protein produces MYSFSHGYLRVYRFLLALITWAALALQWHIVLNAAAVQGIPVVMAVGNFLSYFTILTNALIAIALTLSALAPGRVPFFEKASVQTALAGCIISVSLIYHIALAKAWNPQGLQWWTNFLLHDFVPLAWVLHWLFFVPKGRLHWGLPLLWMAYPLAYLAWMMGRGALTGFYPYPFVSVPYHGYAAVLRNLAVLILGWAGGFYALVALDHWMGKDFDKILLKK; encoded by the coding sequence ATGTATAGCTTCTCACACGGGTACCTTCGTGTATACCGGTTCCTCCTTGCACTCATTACCTGGGCCGCCCTGGCGCTGCAATGGCACATCGTCCTGAACGCCGCGGCTGTACAGGGCATCCCCGTGGTCATGGCCGTCGGCAATTTTCTCAGCTACTTTACCATCCTCACCAACGCCCTGATCGCCATTGCCTTAACCCTTTCCGCCCTGGCGCCCGGCAGGGTTCCTTTTTTCGAAAAGGCTTCCGTACAAACCGCCCTGGCGGGTTGTATCATCAGCGTTTCGCTGATCTACCACATCGCCCTCGCCAAAGCCTGGAACCCGCAAGGGTTGCAATGGTGGACCAATTTCCTCCTCCACGACTTTGTGCCCCTCGCCTGGGTCCTCCACTGGCTATTCTTTGTCCCCAAAGGCCGGTTACACTGGGGCCTCCCGCTCCTTTGGATGGCTTACCCCCTCGCCTACCTCGCGTGGATGATGGGCCGGGGCGCGCTGACCGGTTTTTACCCCTACCCTTTTGTCAGCGTTCCCTACCACGGGTATGCCGCGGTCCTTCGGAACCTCGCCGTTCTTATCCTGGGCTGGGCTGGGGGGTTCTACGCCCTCGTGGCCCTGGACCATTGGATGGGGAAAGATTTTGACAAGATTTTGCTAAAAAAATAG
- a CDS encoding Y-family DNA polymerase: MGARFVSLWFRHLTTDWFALRQPHLKDIPFVLAVPDHGRKVITAANAMAEAEGIDRGMVAADARILVPDIHILDDKPGLPASLLRALALWCIRYTPVTAVDLPDGLFFDVSGCAHLWGGERPYLKQLVTTLRSKGYDVRGAMADTLGAAWAIARYGRQTPIIGPGEHAGALLNLPPAALRLAPDVLARLDKLGFRQVGQILGTPRQALRRRFGKDLLLRIDQALGQEEEFLIPVQPVEAFTERLPCLEPISTAGGIAIALNRLLEALCKRLQQEGRGLRTAVFKGYRVDGKLQQISIGTNRASHNPAHLFRLFEEKIPTIEPDLGIELFQLDAPKVEELKEGQVSLWKGPCGLEDTGLSELLDRITNKTGEGVLHRYLPAEHYPPERAIQTAPLDAKPAGPWPEDRPRPIHLLPRPEPVEVTAPIPDYPPMLFRHQGKLHKILRADGPERIENEWWIEGARHRDYYVVEDEEGGRFWLFRSGHYTGPSTSQWYLHGFFA, translated from the coding sequence ATGGGCGCCCGTTTTGTTTCCCTTTGGTTTCGTCATTTGACGACGGACTGGTTTGCCCTCCGGCAGCCACATCTTAAAGACATTCCTTTTGTGTTGGCGGTTCCGGATCATGGACGGAAAGTCATCACCGCCGCCAATGCCATGGCGGAAGCGGAAGGCATCGATCGGGGCATGGTGGCAGCAGACGCACGCATCCTCGTTCCGGACATCCACATACTGGATGATAAACCAGGGCTCCCGGCGTCCTTGCTCCGGGCACTGGCCTTGTGGTGTATACGGTATACGCCGGTAACGGCGGTGGATCTGCCGGACGGGCTTTTCTTTGACGTGAGCGGTTGTGCCCATTTGTGGGGGGGCGAGCGACCCTACCTGAAACAACTGGTGACCACGCTCCGGTCGAAGGGGTATGACGTCCGGGGTGCCATGGCGGACACGTTGGGCGCCGCCTGGGCCATTGCCCGGTACGGTCGTCAGACACCGATCATCGGGCCGGGGGAACACGCAGGGGCGCTCCTGAACCTTCCCCCGGCGGCCCTTCGGTTGGCACCGGATGTGCTGGCGCGGCTGGACAAGCTGGGGTTCCGGCAGGTCGGGCAGATTTTAGGAACACCCCGGCAGGCGTTGAGAAGGCGTTTTGGAAAGGACCTCCTGCTACGCATCGACCAGGCCCTGGGGCAGGAGGAAGAATTCCTGATACCGGTACAACCCGTCGAAGCCTTTACGGAGCGGCTCCCCTGTCTGGAACCCATCAGTACCGCGGGGGGCATCGCCATAGCCCTGAACCGTTTGCTGGAAGCGCTTTGCAAGCGGTTGCAACAGGAGGGGCGAGGATTGCGCACCGCGGTTTTTAAGGGGTACCGCGTGGATGGTAAGCTGCAACAGATTTCCATCGGCACCAACCGTGCCTCGCACAACCCCGCCCACCTCTTCCGGCTTTTCGAGGAAAAAATTCCCACCATCGAACCCGACCTGGGTATAGAGCTGTTTCAACTGGACGCACCAAAAGTGGAGGAGCTGAAAGAGGGGCAGGTGTCCTTGTGGAAGGGGCCTTGCGGGTTGGAGGACACGGGTCTTTCAGAGTTGCTCGACAGGATTACGAACAAAACTGGGGAGGGTGTCCTGCACCGTTACCTGCCCGCGGAGCACTATCCGCCCGAACGGGCCATACAAACGGCCCCGCTGGATGCCAAACCCGCGGGGCCCTGGCCGGAGGACCGCCCCCGGCCCATCCACCTCCTGCCCCGGCCCGAACCGGTGGAGGTAACGGCGCCGATACCGGATTATCCGCCGATGCTTTTCCGTCACCAGGGCAAGCTGCACAAGATCCTACGAGCGGACGGGCCTGAACGCATCGAAAACGAATGGTGGATCGAGGGCGCGCGCCACCGGGATTATTACGTGGTGGAGGATGAGGAGGGCGGGCGGTTTTGGCTTTTCCGGTCCGGGCATTATACCGGGCCGTCCACTTCACAATGGTACCTACATGGCTTTTTCGCTTGA
- a CDS encoding ATP-dependent DNA ligase, translating to MTALKEERIPHRKTSYIHPMLAREVREPFSDEHWLFEEKWDGYRAIAELKKDQVRLYSRNGRSFNETFPHIVNALRALRMDAVLDGEIVVLDDMGKSSLPLLERYDGRLPLRFQVFDLLYKDGHCLEEQPLLWRKQLLKTILPPGDLVRYNDHVRGNGIELFQLASADAREGIIGKLADSVYSEGRRSPDWLKIKTHRETEAIIVGVADGSLLLARYEDDRLCYAGRVDKGPDFPESALRPLVRKTSPVKGFVPENPVTWLRPTLVCTIRYTDLSAEGWFREPCFRGLRLDKNAREVRGN from the coding sequence ATGACGGCGTTGAAAGAGGAAAGAATTCCACATAGAAAAACATCTTATATCCATCCCATGCTCGCCAGGGAGGTCAGGGAACCGTTTTCGGACGAACACTGGTTATTTGAGGAAAAATGGGACGGCTACCGGGCCATCGCCGAGCTCAAAAAGGACCAGGTCCGTCTCTACTCCCGCAACGGGCGTTCCTTTAACGAGACTTTTCCACACATCGTCAACGCCCTTCGGGCCCTCCGGATGGACGCGGTCCTGGACGGTGAAATCGTCGTCCTGGACGACATGGGCAAATCCAGCCTCCCCCTGCTGGAACGATACGACGGCCGGCTGCCCCTCCGCTTCCAGGTCTTCGACCTCTTGTACAAAGACGGGCACTGCCTCGAAGAACAGCCCCTCCTCTGGCGCAAACAGCTCCTCAAAACGATCCTGCCCCCGGGTGACCTTGTCCGTTATAACGACCACGTCCGGGGCAACGGCATCGAGCTTTTCCAACTGGCGTCCGCGGACGCCCGGGAGGGCATCATCGGAAAACTCGCCGACAGCGTCTATAGCGAAGGCCGGCGGTCCCCCGACTGGCTAAAGATCAAAACCCACCGGGAAACCGAGGCCATCATCGTGGGGGTGGCCGACGGCTCCCTCCTGCTCGCCCGGTACGAGGACGACCGGCTTTGTTATGCCGGGCGGGTCGACAAAGGACCGGATTTCCCAGAGAGCGCCCTCCGCCCCCTGGTGCGGAAAACCTCCCCCGTCAAAGGGTTTGTCCCGGAAAATCCCGTAACCTGGCTGCGCCCCACCTTAGTGTGCACGATCCGGTATACGGACCTCTCTGCGGAGGGGTGGTTCCGGGAGCCGTGTTTTAGGGGGCTTCGATTGGATAAGAATGCCAGGGAGGTGCGGGGCAACTAG
- a CDS encoding error-prone DNA polymerase — protein sequence MAFSLDYTELQVTTNFCFLRGASHPQEFVAQAAAFGQAAIGITDRNTLAGIVRAHAEAKKRGVRLIPGARLDLLDGPSLLAYPTDREAYGRLSELLTTGNLRAEKGDCHLYKADVYAHAKGMRFIVVPPDRLNRLFDFEEAFRKDVEEYREALGDACYLAACRHYRGDDAKQLHRLSHLGLPLVATNDVHYHVPERRPLQDVLTCIREKCTIQSAGYRLHPNAERFMKPTAEMQRLFRSYPDAIRRTRELAEACTFSLDSLRYLYPEELTTEGRTPMEELTYLSWKGARERFGDDIPDKIQATIRHELAFIEEMNYPSYFLTVHDLVRFARSQHILCQGRGSAANSTVCYCLGITSVDPTKFDLLFERFLSAARNEPPDIDVDFEHERREEVIQYVYNKYGRDRAAIVATVTQLHYKGAVRDVGKAMGLSVDAVDRLAKALDEHPDEPSLQKVMELTEQYMGFPRQLGQHTGGFVITRGKLTDLCPILNARMEDRTNIEWDKDDIDQLGFLKIDVLALGMLTCIRKAFDLARQHHGLDLTLANIPQDDPAVYEMVSTADTIGVFQIESRAQQSMLPRLRPKSFYDLVIEVAIVRPGPIQGDMVHPYLRRRNGEEPVDFPSDELRDILGRTLGVPLFQEQAMKIAIVAAGFTPTEADELRRSMATFKAQGQVTRFREKLVNGMVAKGYQASYAERVFKQLEGFGSYGFPESHAVSFALLVYVSAWLKCYHPDVFAGAILNSLPMGFYQPAQLVIDAQKHGVTFLPVDVNHSVWDYTLVDPSGRFCSVRMGFRQVGGISEEDVLLLIARRIRPYVSVESLQDAGVPLSVLERLADADAFRSLGLDRRQALWEVSALKDRPMGLFQGQPSDSLFETGIKLPSMRLSEHVLQDYATTSLSLKAHPVSFVRGNLHLLGVMVAGSLARCSNGERVRVSGLVLVRQRPGTASGVCFITLEDETGTVNLVVWAKLFEQYRKEILSSRLLMAEGHLQIEREVIHVIVQRVYNLNGLLGELTPAEGEQVGVFDEGRNFK from the coding sequence ATGGCTTTTTCGCTTGACTATACCGAACTACAGGTCACGACCAACTTTTGTTTTCTCCGGGGGGCCTCGCATCCACAGGAGTTCGTCGCACAGGCCGCCGCCTTTGGCCAGGCTGCCATCGGGATCACCGACCGGAACACCCTGGCGGGGATCGTGCGGGCGCACGCCGAGGCTAAAAAACGGGGTGTCCGCCTCATCCCCGGCGCGCGGCTGGACCTCCTCGACGGGCCCAGCCTCCTCGCCTACCCTACCGACCGGGAGGCGTATGGCCGGTTGTCCGAACTCCTGACGACGGGCAACCTCCGGGCGGAAAAAGGAGACTGTCACCTGTACAAAGCGGACGTCTATGCACACGCCAAGGGCATGCGTTTTATCGTCGTTCCCCCCGACCGGCTGAACCGGCTTTTTGACTTCGAGGAGGCTTTCCGCAAGGACGTTGAAGAATACCGGGAGGCGCTGGGTGACGCCTGTTACCTCGCCGCCTGCCGCCACTACCGTGGTGATGACGCCAAACAGTTGCACCGCCTGAGCCATTTGGGCCTCCCGCTGGTGGCCACCAACGACGTCCACTACCATGTCCCCGAAAGACGCCCATTGCAGGACGTGCTGACCTGTATCAGGGAAAAATGCACGATCCAAAGCGCAGGCTACCGGCTGCATCCCAATGCCGAACGCTTTATGAAACCCACCGCGGAGATGCAGCGGTTGTTCCGTTCTTACCCCGACGCCATCCGGCGGACCCGGGAGCTTGCCGAGGCGTGTACTTTCTCTCTCGACTCGCTGCGCTACCTCTATCCCGAGGAGCTGACCACCGAAGGCCGCACGCCCATGGAGGAACTCACCTACCTGTCCTGGAAGGGCGCCCGGGAGCGCTTTGGGGACGATATACCCGATAAGATCCAGGCCACCATCCGGCACGAACTGGCTTTTATAGAGGAGATGAACTACCCCTCCTATTTCCTGACGGTGCACGACCTCGTCCGTTTTGCGCGGAGTCAGCACATCCTTTGCCAGGGAAGGGGATCCGCCGCCAATTCCACCGTTTGCTACTGTCTCGGCATCACGTCGGTGGATCCCACCAAGTTCGACCTCCTGTTCGAACGCTTTCTCTCCGCGGCCCGGAACGAGCCCCCGGACATCGACGTGGACTTCGAACACGAACGCCGCGAAGAGGTCATCCAGTACGTGTACAACAAATACGGCCGGGACAGGGCCGCCATCGTCGCCACCGTGACCCAGCTCCACTACAAGGGCGCGGTACGCGACGTGGGCAAAGCCATGGGGTTGTCGGTGGACGCCGTCGACCGGCTCGCCAAGGCCCTGGACGAACACCCCGACGAACCTTCGTTACAAAAGGTCATGGAGCTCACGGAACAATACATGGGTTTCCCCCGGCAACTCGGGCAGCACACGGGTGGTTTTGTCATCACCCGCGGCAAGCTCACCGACCTTTGCCCCATCCTCAACGCCCGGATGGAAGACCGCACCAATATCGAATGGGACAAGGACGACATCGACCAGTTGGGTTTTCTAAAGATCGACGTCCTCGCCCTGGGGATGCTCACCTGTATCCGTAAGGCCTTTGACCTCGCGCGGCAACACCATGGCCTCGACCTCACCCTGGCGAACATTCCCCAGGACGATCCCGCCGTGTACGAGATGGTCTCCACCGCGGACACGATCGGCGTTTTCCAGATCGAAAGTCGCGCCCAGCAGTCCATGCTCCCCCGTCTTCGCCCGAAGTCGTTTTACGACCTCGTGATCGAGGTCGCCATCGTCCGACCGGGCCCCATCCAGGGGGACATGGTTCACCCCTACCTGCGTCGCCGCAACGGGGAGGAACCCGTAGACTTTCCATCCGACGAGCTTCGCGACATCCTTGGCCGTACATTGGGCGTCCCCCTTTTCCAGGAACAAGCCATGAAGATCGCCATCGTCGCCGCCGGTTTTACCCCCACCGAGGCCGACGAGCTCCGCCGCAGCATGGCCACGTTCAAAGCCCAGGGTCAGGTCACCCGTTTCCGGGAAAAACTCGTCAACGGCATGGTCGCCAAAGGATACCAGGCCAGCTATGCCGAACGCGTGTTCAAACAACTCGAAGGCTTTGGCAGCTACGGCTTCCCCGAAAGCCACGCCGTGAGTTTCGCGCTGCTGGTCTATGTCTCCGCCTGGCTCAAGTGCTACCATCCGGACGTCTTTGCCGGGGCCATCCTCAACAGCCTGCCCATGGGGTTTTATCAACCGGCGCAGTTGGTCATCGATGCGCAGAAACACGGGGTGACGTTTTTGCCTGTCGACGTCAATCACTCGGTTTGGGATTATACTTTGGTGGATCCGTCCGGCCGGTTTTGCTCCGTTCGTATGGGGTTCCGGCAGGTCGGGGGGATTTCCGAGGAGGATGTGCTATTGCTCATCGCCCGGCGGATTAGGCCGTATGTTTCTGTGGAAAGCCTCCAGGATGCCGGGGTGCCGCTGTCTGTCCTGGAGCGGTTAGCCGATGCCGATGCCTTCCGGTCTCTCGGGCTTGACCGGCGGCAGGCCCTTTGGGAGGTGTCCGCGCTGAAAGACCGGCCCATGGGGCTTTTTCAGGGGCAGCCTTCTGATAGCCTCTTTGAGACGGGGATCAAGCTTCCTTCCATGCGGTTGTCGGAGCACGTGTTGCAGGATTATGCGACGACGTCGCTGTCGCTGAAGGCGCATCCGGTTAGTTTTGTAAGGGGGAACCTGCATTTGTTAGGCGTCATGGTTGCCGGCTCGCTGGCTCGCTGCTCCAATGGCGAGCGTGTGCGGGTGTCAGGGCTGGTGCTGGTTCGCCAACGCCCAGGGACAGCCAGTGGGGTTTGTTTTATTACTTTGGAGGATGAGACGGGGACCGTTAACCTTGTGGTGTGGGCGAAGTTGTTTGAGCAGTATCGGAAGGAGATCCTTTCTTCCAGGTTGCTGATGGCGGAGGGGCATTTACAGATTGAGCGTGAGGTGATCCATGTGATTGTGCAGCGGGTGTATAATCTCAATGGGTTGCTTGGCGAGTTGACGCCGGCGGAGGGGGAGCAGGTGGGGGTGTTTGATGAAGGGAGGAATTTTAAATAA
- a CDS encoding DUF6263 family protein has product MDFGRLFPAFCLALVCWSCTPSSWFAPAFRPQPGAVYHYTVSELTHALTTERGQRVNRDEHVRLAFHYRLASPGTLTVGFDAFSFHEKGEKREKNVELTPDFPDARCVLGSDGRVNALTGLGVAQDQGYVAGLLEKGWGHFPTNHIKVGDSWTALDSLNADPHISVPTTYTLIKVRDGVLYIKAEADVHLAGEGLKGASHPGLLTLVGRQHGMLHVDAATGLLLDGQTVLQAQGALKTGGGNIPLHIESTCSVSAA; this is encoded by the coding sequence ATGGATTTTGGACGTCTTTTCCCTGCCTTTTGCCTGGCTCTTGTATGTTGGAGCTGTACGCCTTCCTCGTGGTTTGCCCCGGCTTTCCGGCCGCAACCGGGCGCCGTCTATCATTATACGGTTAGCGAGCTGACGCATGCCTTAACCACGGAAAGGGGGCAACGGGTGAACCGGGACGAGCATGTGCGCCTGGCCTTTCACTACCGGCTGGCTTCCCCGGGGACGCTGACGGTAGGGTTTGATGCTTTTTCGTTTCATGAAAAGGGGGAAAAAAGGGAGAAAAACGTGGAGCTGACGCCGGACTTTCCCGACGCGCGTTGTGTGCTGGGCTCGGATGGCCGGGTAAACGCACTGACAGGCTTGGGTGTGGCGCAAGACCAGGGATACGTGGCCGGACTCCTGGAAAAAGGCTGGGGTCATTTCCCAACGAACCATATAAAAGTGGGAGACTCCTGGACCGCCCTGGATTCCCTGAACGCCGACCCGCATATCTCCGTCCCCACGACGTATACGCTGATCAAGGTCCGGGACGGGGTCCTTTACATAAAGGCCGAGGCGGATGTACACCTGGCCGGTGAAGGGCTTAAAGGCGCAAGCCACCCCGGGTTGCTGACCCTAGTGGGTCGCCAGCACGGCATGCTGCACGTGGATGCGGCCACCGGTCTTCTCCTGGACGGCCAGACGGTCCTCCAGGCGCAGGGCGCGCTCAAAACGGGCGGGGGGAATATCCCGCTACACATCGAGAGCACGTGCTCCGTCAGCGCGGCCTAG